The proteins below are encoded in one region of Fibrobacter sp. UWR2:
- a CDS encoding RNA methyltransferase, with product MEFFDYFSNLFGERWPALLEALKGEGCATELRFGDGLEPYYLDEASVFAAKTLGVEPGDRVLDMCAAPGGKSLVLASGLKGEGSLQSNDRSPDRRLRLSHVLENSLPEQWRSVVSVTGYDGVKFGMHKKESYDRILLDAPCSSDRHVLNAPEHLKVWSVKRVKRLAVEQGSLLASAVDALAPGGTLVYSTCALSPMENDDVVKKILKKRPAMRLDEIAQIPAGADRTECGVHILPDRAAGRGPIYCARLVKG from the coding sequence GTGGAATTTTTTGACTACTTCTCGAACTTGTTTGGCGAACGCTGGCCGGCCCTGCTCGAAGCCCTGAAGGGTGAGGGCTGTGCTACGGAACTGCGGTTTGGCGATGGGCTGGAACCGTATTACCTGGACGAGGCGTCAGTCTTTGCGGCGAAAACGCTCGGGGTTGAACCGGGGGACCGTGTGCTGGACATGTGCGCCGCTCCCGGTGGGAAGTCCCTGGTTCTTGCCTCCGGCCTGAAGGGGGAGGGATCTCTGCAGAGCAATGACCGCTCTCCGGACAGGCGTCTCCGCCTTTCGCATGTGCTCGAGAACTCCCTGCCCGAACAGTGGCGCTCCGTCGTCTCCGTGACCGGCTACGATGGCGTGAAGTTCGGCATGCACAAGAAGGAAAGCTACGACAGGATCCTTCTGGATGCTCCGTGCTCCTCGGACAGGCACGTGCTCAACGCTCCCGAGCATCTCAAGGTGTGGTCGGTGAAGCGCGTCAAGCGCCTTGCGGTGGAGCAGGGCTCGCTCCTTGCTTCGGCAGTGGACGCCCTTGCCCCGGGCGGTACCCTCGTGTACAGCACGTGCGCACTTTCGCCTATGGAAAACGACGACGTGGTGAAGAAAATCCTCAAGAAACGCCCCGCGATGCGCCTCGACGAGATTGCCCAGATCCCTGCGGGGGCTGACCGCACCGAATGCGGTGTGCATATTTTGCCCGACCGCGCCGCTGGCCGTGGCCCGATTTACTGCGCCCGCCTAGTGAAGGGGTAG
- a CDS encoding TIGR02147 family protein, translating to MKPITEYQDYRKYMLDYFEWRKRSSVFSWREFSKIAGFASPSYLKLVCDGKSSLSRVGVVQVAAAMGLADSEFEYFKHMVDFTNASDDGKKKEAFLKMKAVANEQRARVLNAEAFDYYESAVNSVVRELAPLMPGALPGDIAKKIKHKFTAQQVRDSLKLLVKLNILKALGENAYEQTDKVIKGSGEALTLALRSMNGQMLDLAREALEKVAPDERNISGVTIGVDETAFKRILEEVNHFRKQVIAIAGESKKINQVYRLNLQFFPLSEKV from the coding sequence ATGAAACCGATAACAGAATATCAAGATTATCGAAAGTACATGCTTGATTATTTTGAATGGCGCAAAAGGAGTTCTGTTTTTTCGTGGAGGGAATTTTCGAAGATTGCCGGATTCGCGTCGCCGTCGTACTTGAAGCTCGTTTGTGACGGCAAAAGTTCGCTGAGCCGCGTGGGCGTTGTGCAGGTTGCCGCGGCTATGGGGCTGGCTGACAGCGAGTTTGAATATTTCAAGCACATGGTCGATTTCACGAATGCCAGTGATGATGGAAAGAAAAAGGAGGCTTTCCTCAAAATGAAGGCGGTTGCAAACGAACAGCGCGCTAGGGTCTTGAATGCCGAAGCTTTCGACTACTACGAGTCTGCCGTGAATTCCGTCGTTCGTGAATTGGCCCCGCTTATGCCGGGTGCGCTCCCGGGTGACATTGCCAAGAAAATCAAGCACAAGTTTACGGCGCAGCAGGTCCGCGATTCGCTGAAGCTCTTGGTCAAGCTGAACATTCTCAAGGCCTTGGGTGAAAATGCCTATGAGCAAACGGATAAAGTCATCAAGGGCTCCGGCGAGGCACTGACGCTTGCACTTCGCTCTATGAACGGCCAGATGCTTGACCTTGCCCGCGAAGCCCTCGAAAAAGTTGCACCGGATGAACGCAATATTTCTGGTGTGACGATTGGTGTGGACGAGACCGCGTTCAAGCGCATCTTGGAGGAAGTGAACCATTTCCGCAAACAAGTTATCGCCATCGCAGGCGAATCTAAAAAAATCAATCAAGTTTACCGTTTAAATTTACAGTTTTTCCCGCTCTCGGAAAAAGTATAA
- a CDS encoding PCMD domain-containing protein — MRSTLRGLLCALPLCLVVGAFVACDGGNTDIVVPNTDLSGLFENGKGVESDFESGIIEVPAGLDSLVIEDVSSLGGAQCYLALDNDLVDPEIDWDSPVEDGTVLDLDGSDFVNIVVLDSNSQIVKVWQIVAREESSSSVKSSSSSKAKSSSSEKSSSSKKEESSSSAESSSSEESSSSEESSSSEEPLSSEEAESSSSEIPESSSAEESSSSEESSSSAESSSCVEESSSSETPASSANVAVKLSELSVAKGTVTVKDSFVYVEVPYGSDLSKVALLPLDTVNDLRRPVEMEFADDEGTVATYSVVAGVQLPGSNFNARDDFWATTSDAMATKKTAAAITVSSSANLEFDGGTATITTREVEGSLVIIDGSWKMAGGFYFSGEYAGETALDIYEQGYTSGTPSTGDSYIANDMTFGKPFTARPTAFTVKYSYIHKANTSTQYPQKSLVYVMLVGKNGKVVATGAFSDSESADMVTRRVKLSYGKDPFGLLDGGYAVAEGLTLGKGDEDVTAIHVMFASSAYAHVVCGGTAGNSGKYRGGENSALVLDDFKLEYLEE; from the coding sequence ATGCGTAGTACTTTGCGAGGATTGCTTTGTGCACTGCCGCTATGCCTGGTTGTAGGCGCTTTTGTCGCTTGCGATGGCGGCAATACGGATATTGTCGTTCCCAATACGGATTTGTCTGGCCTTTTCGAGAATGGAAAGGGTGTGGAATCCGATTTTGAGAGTGGGATAATAGAAGTGCCTGCCGGGCTCGATTCCCTTGTTATCGAGGATGTGTCGTCACTGGGCGGTGCGCAGTGCTACCTGGCCCTGGACAACGATCTTGTCGACCCCGAGATTGACTGGGATTCTCCTGTTGAGGATGGTACTGTACTGGACCTGGACGGTAGCGACTTTGTAAACATCGTTGTGCTGGATTCCAATAGCCAGATTGTGAAAGTGTGGCAGATTGTTGCCCGCGAGGAGTCTTCCTCGTCCGTAAAATCGTCTTCGTCGTCGAAGGCTAAGTCGTCTTCATCCGAGAAGTCCTCGTCCTCGAAGAAAGAGGAATCCTCTTCGTCAGCGGAATCGAGTTCATCTGAAGAATCGAGCTCGTCAGAGGAATCAAGTTCGTCGGAAGAGCCTTTGTCTAGCGAGGAGGCGGAATCGTCTTCGAGCGAGATTCCCGAATCCAGTTCTGCCGAAGAATCCTCGAGCAGCGAGGAATCGTCCAGCAGTGCGGAATCGTCTAGCTGCGTGGAAGAATCTTCTAGCAGCGAGACTCCCGCATCTAGCGCGAATGTGGCCGTGAAACTTTCCGAACTTTCTGTCGCGAAGGGGACGGTTACGGTGAAGGATTCGTTTGTTTACGTGGAAGTTCCTTATGGTTCGGACCTCTCGAAGGTGGCTTTGCTGCCCCTCGATACGGTGAACGATTTGCGCCGCCCGGTGGAAATGGAATTTGCGGACGATGAAGGTACCGTTGCCACTTACAGTGTGGTTGCCGGTGTGCAACTGCCAGGCTCGAATTTCAATGCCCGCGACGATTTCTGGGCCACCACGAGCGATGCGATGGCGACAAAGAAGACTGCTGCGGCAATTACGGTCTCGTCGTCAGCGAACCTTGAATTTGACGGCGGTACGGCGACAATAACGACCCGCGAAGTCGAGGGATCGCTTGTGATTATTGACGGCAGCTGGAAGATGGCGGGCGGCTTCTACTTTAGCGGGGAATACGCAGGCGAAACGGCGCTGGATATTTACGAACAGGGCTATACGAGCGGGACTCCTTCGACAGGCGATTCTTACATCGCAAATGATATGACCTTCGGCAAGCCCTTTACGGCGCGCCCGACAGCTTTCACGGTAAAGTATTCCTACATCCATAAAGCCAATACGTCTACGCAATACCCGCAGAAGAGCCTCGTGTATGTGATGCTTGTGGGCAAGAATGGCAAGGTTGTTGCGACAGGCGCCTTCTCGGACAGTGAAAGTGCCGACATGGTGACGCGCCGGGTGAAACTTTCTTACGGCAAGGATCCGTTCGGGCTTTTGGATGGCGGCTATGCGGTGGCAGAAGGCCTTACGCTCGGTAAGGGTGACGAAGATGTAACCGCGATTCATGTGATGTTTGCCTCTTCGGCTTATGCGCACGTGGTGTGTGGCGGGACGGCGGGCAATTCGGGCAAATACCGTGGCGGTGAAAATTCGGCGCTCGTGCTCGATGACTTTAAACTGGAATACTTGGAGGAATAA
- the hisF gene encoding imidazole glycerol phosphate synthase subunit HisF, translated as MLTKRLIVCLDVRNRKVTKGVKFKGNIDIGDPVEMGAQYSADGVDELVFYDITASAENRPCDMEMIRQIAKRVFIPFAVGGGIRNLDDMHEALLAGAEKVSVNSLAVLHPEIIADGAKAFGRQCVVLGMDAKFVGVSDKIPSGYEVFIRGGRQAMGIDALEWAKKAEDLGVGEICLNSIDTDGVKNGYELTITDMIAKAVQVPVIASGGAGTPAHIVDLFRKTSADAALVASMVHFGDYTVPGIKSEMLAAGIPVRKKMNGEV; from the coding sequence ATGCTGACAAAACGTTTGATAGTCTGTCTTGACGTCCGTAACCGCAAGGTCACGAAGGGCGTCAAGTTCAAGGGTAATATCGATATCGGCGACCCCGTAGAGATGGGGGCGCAGTATAGCGCCGACGGTGTCGATGAACTTGTTTTTTATGACATTACGGCAAGTGCCGAAAACCGCCCGTGCGACATGGAGATGATCCGCCAGATTGCAAAGCGCGTGTTTATCCCGTTTGCAGTGGGCGGCGGTATCCGCAATCTCGACGACATGCATGAGGCCTTGTTGGCCGGTGCCGAGAAAGTGAGCGTGAACAGCCTCGCCGTATTGCACCCCGAAATCATTGCCGACGGCGCGAAGGCTTTTGGGCGCCAGTGCGTGGTGCTTGGCATGGACGCGAAGTTCGTGGGCGTTTCGGACAAGATACCGAGCGGTTACGAAGTGTTTATCCGTGGTGGCCGCCAGGCGATGGGCATCGATGCCCTCGAGTGGGCCAAGAAGGCCGAAGACCTGGGAGTGGGCGAGATTTGCCTCAACTCTATCGATACCGACGGCGTGAAGAACGGTTACGAACTTACGATTACCGACATGATTGCGAAGGCCGTGCAGGTGCCCGTGATTGCCAGTGGCGGTGCGGGAACTCCGGCGCACATTGTGGACTTGTTCCGCAAGACCTCTGCCGATGCGGCACTGGTGGCGTCGATGGTGCACTTTGGCGATTACACTGTACCCGGAATCAAGTCCGAGATGCTTGCCGCGGGAATCCCCGTGCGCAAGAAAATGAACGGCGAGGTATAG
- a CDS encoding TldD/PmbA family protein has translation MNPSTAVKIFEAGRSAGADFVEIFEEETRSSSLGLKDRQIDTATAGTEYGIGVRLLYGTEVLYGFTSDDSEEALVKLVKTLAFGRIAGMNLSGTAVKSFEFAPEKRVCDYNPAAYQDPRVLGQAIKQDFLFRADKAARALSPKIAQVGASVTDSCSTITLMNSEGLHLEMNRGRLRVNVNVTATDGSERLTTHEAPGALGGYELIENYSPEALAVECGERVLRMLDAGYITGGQMPVVMGNGFGGVIFHEACGHPLETESVRRKASPFCGKIGEAIGQPCLTAIDDGTIEGMWGSLKYDDEGTPTQRTTLIENGILKTYMSDRVGAAEVGIALTGSARRENYKYAPVSRMRNTFIAPGKDTLESMIASVDNGLYAARMAGGSVNPATGEFNFAVGEGYVIRNGKICELVRGATLIGKGHEIMPRISMVGSDWDVAAGVCGASSGHVPVTVGQPSIKVDQILVGGR, from the coding sequence GTGAATCCATCTACCGCGGTAAAGATTTTTGAGGCGGGCCGCAGTGCCGGTGCCGACTTCGTTGAAATTTTCGAAGAGGAAACCCGCAGTTCGAGCCTTGGGCTCAAGGACCGCCAGATAGATACGGCGACCGCGGGCACAGAATATGGCATAGGCGTGCGCCTGCTCTATGGGACGGAAGTCCTGTACGGGTTCACGAGCGACGACAGCGAAGAAGCTCTCGTAAAGCTGGTCAAGACTCTTGCCTTCGGGCGTATCGCCGGAATGAATTTGTCTGGAACGGCGGTGAAATCTTTCGAGTTTGCGCCCGAGAAGCGTGTCTGCGACTACAATCCGGCTGCGTACCAGGACCCGCGTGTGCTGGGGCAGGCCATCAAGCAGGATTTCCTTTTCCGCGCCGACAAGGCTGCCCGTGCGCTTTCCCCGAAGATTGCTCAGGTGGGAGCGAGCGTTACGGACAGTTGCAGCACCATCACGCTCATGAACAGCGAAGGCCTGCATCTGGAAATGAACCGCGGGCGCCTGCGCGTGAACGTGAATGTGACTGCAACCGATGGCAGCGAACGCCTTACGACCCACGAAGCTCCCGGTGCGCTTGGCGGCTATGAACTTATTGAAAATTATTCCCCCGAGGCGCTTGCCGTAGAATGTGGCGAGCGCGTGCTCCGCATGCTCGATGCGGGCTACATTACCGGTGGCCAGATGCCTGTGGTGATGGGGAACGGCTTTGGCGGTGTGATTTTCCACGAGGCCTGCGGACACCCGCTCGAGACGGAATCGGTACGCCGTAAGGCAAGCCCGTTCTGCGGAAAGATTGGCGAGGCGATTGGACAGCCTTGCCTTACCGCGATTGACGACGGCACCATCGAAGGCATGTGGGGCAGCCTCAAGTACGATGACGAAGGAACCCCGACGCAGCGTACGACGCTTATCGAAAACGGCATATTGAAGACCTACATGAGCGACCGCGTTGGTGCAGCCGAGGTTGGTATTGCCCTTACGGGTAGCGCCCGTCGCGAAAATTACAAGTATGCGCCCGTGAGCCGCATGCGCAATACGTTCATTGCGCCCGGCAAGGATACGCTCGAATCGATGATCGCGAGCGTGGATAACGGGCTCTATGCCGCGCGCATGGCTGGCGGTTCCGTGAACCCCGCGACCGGTGAATTCAACTTTGCCGTCGGTGAAGGTTATGTTATTCGTAACGGGAAGATTTGTGAACTTGTCCGTGGGGCAACACTCATTGGCAAGGGCCACGAAATCATGCCGCGCATAAGCATGGTCGGGAGCGACTGGGATGTTGCTGCCGGCGTATGCGGAGCCTCTTCGGGCCACGTTCCCGTGACGGTTGGCCAGCCTTCCATAAAGGTCGACCAGATTCTCGTTGGCGGCCGCTAG
- the trxA gene encoding thioredoxin, translating into MSAIHLTAENFDKAISSGQLVFVDFWATWCRPCMMMGPIIDELAAEYEGKAIIAKMDVDDDGAKDICARFGITNIPNMKLFKNGVEVDNVVGAVPKATVKSVIDRNL; encoded by the coding sequence ATGTCAGCAATTCACCTGACCGCAGAAAATTTTGACAAGGCCATCAGCTCTGGCCAGCTGGTATTCGTGGACTTCTGGGCCACCTGGTGCCGTCCGTGCATGATGATGGGCCCTATTATCGATGAACTTGCCGCAGAATACGAAGGCAAGGCCATTATCGCCAAGATGGACGTGGATGATGACGGTGCGAAGGATATCTGCGCCCGTTTCGGCATTACGAACATCCCGAACATGAAACTGTTCAAGAACGGCGTGGAAGTCGATAACGTAGTGGGCGCCGTTCCCAAGGCGACCGTCAAGAGCGTTATCGACCGCAATCTGTAA
- a CDS encoding TIGR02147 family protein — protein sequence MKSIFEFYDYRLYMRAFYEERKRTSAFSWRQFSKLAGFSSPNYMKVVCDGKSRLSKAGTEAVANAMGLIEHEKIYFQKLVELDEAKNESRKKQVLQEIREMAKEYKIKMLDGDAFMYFESWLNPVVREIAALNPGAKPLALSKLCIPETNATEIRRSIDFLLSAGLLKKTSKNHYRQTEKVVSGSSEIMPLALRSMHRQMADLACKSIDTVPVSKRYFSGLTATLSQAEYDQIVEELENFRQRIVRIASGTKNGKKVYRLNLQFFPLTKSKEEIYE from the coding sequence ATGAAATCCATATTCGAATTCTACGACTACAGGCTCTACATGCGAGCATTCTACGAAGAACGCAAGCGTACTTCAGCCTTCTCGTGGAGGCAATTCTCGAAACTCGCCGGTTTCTCTTCGCCAAACTACATGAAGGTCGTGTGCGACGGCAAAAGCCGCCTAAGCAAGGCGGGAACCGAGGCAGTCGCAAACGCGATGGGCCTTATAGAACACGAAAAAATCTATTTTCAGAAACTCGTCGAGTTGGACGAAGCCAAGAACGAATCAAGAAAAAAACAAGTTCTACAAGAGATTCGTGAAATGGCGAAAGAATACAAAATCAAAATGCTCGACGGCGACGCATTCATGTATTTCGAATCGTGGCTAAATCCAGTTGTTCGCGAAATAGCCGCGCTGAACCCAGGCGCTAAACCACTCGCCCTATCCAAGCTCTGCATTCCTGAAACGAACGCAACCGAAATCAGGCGTTCCATAGATTTCCTGCTTTCCGCAGGTCTCCTGAAAAAGACAAGCAAAAACCATTACAGGCAAACGGAAAAGGTTGTTTCCGGCTCATCCGAAATCATGCCACTCGCACTTCGTTCCATGCACCGGCAAATGGCCGACCTGGCATGCAAATCCATCGATACCGTCCCAGTCTCCAAGCGCTATTTTTCTGGCCTAACGGCAACACTCTCCCAAGCGGAATACGACCAGATTGTAGAGGAACTGGAAAATTTCAGGCAAAGAATCGTCCGAATCGCAAGTGGAACTAAGAACGGCAAAAAGGTCTACCGTCTCAACTTGCAGTTTTTCCCGTTGACAAAATCAAAGGAGGAAATTTATGAATAA
- a CDS encoding DUF1007 family protein: MRASWWRELSLRSSALCFRRCLAAALFCLGFATFAEAHPHVFADVSIKIVYDQAGFSGIRNHWVFDEIYSAGMVASVDKNDDGKLSREEGRGLESAILGPLEKNNYYNYVQAGSAFLKVRRISGFEASLVKGKLVLDFVAEFSKPAESDWTMLVVVVADPTNYIQMTSDMENADVESPASIEVEYFADALEGLTLFRAFRSEIEGLYLRYKKK; the protein is encoded by the coding sequence GTGCGGGCCTCCTGGTGGCGGGAGTTGTCTTTGCGTTCTAGCGCACTTTGTTTTAGGCGCTGCCTTGCGGCGGCGCTTTTTTGTTTGGGCTTTGCGACTTTTGCGGAGGCACACCCGCATGTCTTTGCCGACGTGTCGATAAAAATCGTTTACGACCAGGCCGGATTCAGCGGAATTCGCAACCACTGGGTGTTCGACGAAATTTATAGCGCCGGAATGGTGGCTTCTGTCGATAAGAATGATGATGGCAAGTTATCGCGAGAAGAGGGCAGGGGGCTTGAATCTGCAATTCTCGGGCCGCTCGAAAAGAATAACTACTACAATTACGTGCAGGCCGGTTCGGCCTTCTTGAAGGTTCGGCGCATCAGTGGATTCGAGGCGTCGCTTGTGAAGGGAAAGCTTGTCCTCGATTTCGTTGCGGAATTCTCGAAGCCGGCGGAATCGGACTGGACCATGCTCGTAGTCGTCGTGGCCGACCCGACGAATTATATACAGATGACTTCGGATATGGAAAATGCGGACGTCGAGTCGCCCGCAAGTATCGAGGTGGAATATTTTGCCGATGCCCTCGAGGGCCTTACGCTATTCAGGGCCTTCCGTTCTGAAATAGAGGGACTGTACCTCAGGTATAAGAAGAAATAG
- a CDS encoding PCMD domain-containing protein, whose translation MKKFAALPLEFLFAICTALLVLAGCTADYDTFGTSDYRKLNEIAFEEQDGNPSMYESEHKIIVSLAEIPDSLDTWDSVTIGNLDVSSMATLHLVTSKFKEFPEDSIALDSLAEKVSYAKGSLHEGDKIRIPSSGVVYVVVVSESGLPVIWQIAFEIPEKPEASSSSEGEDPEDDPGEDTGKSSAGKNSESSSSSAKDAGKSSSSGKSSSSGKSSSSAKSSSSGKDGDSSSSKGSDNNSASSESSSSAGGEEPESSSSEIPADAPKLLKISVGEGNVVGNIDQDAGTVFLDMDYATDLDLRDLEVKTLEVSEGASVNIQKGKSYDFTRGYKVTLTSDGGERTYTVKAGYQYPGSDFNHWVKDAFGNKNDINGWDNGNNDAISSTKTLTVNENEEVIKMESINATVLGIGRFASGNMFVGYFNPKGVGTLKLTGYDDGNELIDFGRPFYGRPKFVEFDVKYDGKKDSCDLYVILEHRSRTSNEGKNQYRGSSDVNTMVASAWYRATTVNSEDDPDVVSITDAKRSGYKTIRLALKYGEPLEGSPIFNSSVFNKTLKNSAGINNYMVRTDSPDDFDVTHIRVVVASSALGNLYKGTVGATLWVDEMRLFY comes from the coding sequence ATGAAGAAGTTTGCCGCTTTGCCTCTTGAATTCCTGTTTGCCATTTGTACGGCCTTGCTTGTGTTGGCGGGCTGTACTGCCGACTACGATACGTTCGGTACGTCGGATTACAGGAAACTGAACGAAATTGCCTTCGAAGAACAGGACGGCAACCCGTCCATGTACGAGTCGGAACACAAGATTATCGTATCTCTTGCAGAAATTCCCGATAGCCTCGACACGTGGGATTCCGTGACCATCGGAAACTTGGACGTAAGTTCCATGGCGACGCTCCACCTGGTGACGAGCAAGTTCAAGGAATTCCCTGAAGATTCCATTGCCCTGGATTCCCTTGCCGAAAAGGTCTCGTATGCGAAGGGTAGCTTGCACGAGGGCGATAAGATTCGAATCCCCTCCAGCGGGGTCGTCTATGTGGTGGTCGTTTCGGAGAGCGGATTGCCTGTTATTTGGCAGATCGCCTTCGAAATCCCTGAAAAACCGGAAGCTTCGAGTAGCAGTGAGGGCGAAGATCCGGAGGATGATCCGGGCGAAGATACCGGCAAGTCCTCTGCAGGCAAGAATTCCGAGTCTAGTTCGTCTTCTGCGAAGGATGCTGGCAAGTCTTCTTCTTCGGGCAAATCGTCATCCTCGGGCAAATCGTCATCTTCGGCCAAGTCGTCTTCGTCGGGCAAGGACGGCGATTCCAGCAGCAGCAAGGGCTCCGATAATAATTCGGCAAGCAGCGAGAGCAGTTCTTCGGCAGGTGGCGAAGAACCGGAATCTTCGTCGTCAGAAATTCCGGCAGATGCACCGAAGCTCCTCAAGATATCGGTGGGTGAAGGCAACGTTGTCGGTAACATAGACCAGGATGCAGGGACGGTCTTCTTGGATATGGACTATGCGACGGATTTGGACCTCCGCGACCTCGAGGTAAAAACCCTTGAAGTTTCTGAAGGCGCCAGCGTGAATATCCAGAAAGGGAAATCTTACGACTTTACACGTGGCTACAAGGTGACGCTTACGAGCGATGGCGGCGAGCGGACCTATACCGTGAAGGCTGGCTACCAGTATCCGGGCAGCGATTTCAACCACTGGGTGAAGGATGCGTTTGGCAACAAGAACGACATCAACGGCTGGGACAATGGCAACAACGATGCCATATCTTCGACCAAGACGCTTACTGTGAACGAGAATGAAGAAGTTATCAAGATGGAGTCGATAAATGCCACTGTTTTAGGCATAGGCCGCTTTGCGAGTGGCAACATGTTTGTCGGCTATTTCAATCCCAAGGGCGTAGGCACGCTCAAGTTGACTGGCTACGATGACGGCAACGAACTCATCGATTTCGGCAGGCCGTTCTATGGCCGCCCGAAGTTTGTGGAGTTCGACGTGAAGTACGATGGCAAGAAGGATTCCTGCGACCTCTATGTGATTCTTGAACACCGTAGCCGCACGAGCAACGAGGGCAAGAACCAGTACAGGGGTTCCAGCGACGTGAATACGATGGTCGCTTCTGCATGGTACCGCGCGACGACCGTCAATAGCGAAGACGACCCGGACGTGGTCTCCATTACCGATGCAAAGCGCTCGGGTTACAAGACCATACGCCTTGCCCTGAAGTACGGGGAACCCCTGGAAGGCTCGCCGATTTTCAATTCCAGCGTCTTTAACAAGACCCTCAAGAATTCCGCCGGTATCAACAATTACATGGTCCGGACCGATTCCCCGGACGATTTCGACGTGACGCATATCCGCGTCGTTGTGGCCTCCAGTGCGCTCGGGAACCTCTATAAGGGGACGGTTGGGGCGACTCTTTGGGTTGACGAGATGCGTCTCTTTTACTGA